From the Natrarchaeobaculum aegyptiacum genome, one window contains:
- a CDS encoding cob(I)yrinic acid a,c-diamide adenosyltransferase, with product MSIYTGRGDEGKTDLRDMTRVSKASARIEAYGTVDELNALVGRIRPTGHDDVDERLRTVQNHLHVVLADFANPDPDEDDPVVRAEHVDTIEAWIDEYDDELEPLTSFILPTGSEHGSQLHHARTVCRRAERRAVSLANEEPINEQAIQYLNRLSDGLFTLARVVNARDGEPEEEPRY from the coding sequence ATGTCGATCTATACCGGTCGCGGTGACGAGGGCAAGACCGACCTCCGGGACATGACTCGCGTGTCGAAAGCGAGTGCCCGGATCGAAGCGTACGGCACCGTCGACGAACTGAACGCGCTCGTTGGACGCATCCGACCGACTGGACACGACGACGTCGACGAGCGATTGCGGACGGTCCAGAACCACTTGCACGTGGTGCTCGCTGATTTCGCGAATCCCGATCCTGACGAGGACGATCCTGTCGTCCGCGCCGAGCACGTCGACACGATCGAAGCGTGGATCGACGAGTACGACGACGAACTCGAGCCGTTGACGTCGTTCATCCTCCCGACGGGGAGCGAACACGGATCACAGCTTCACCACGCGCGGACGGTCTGTCGACGCGCGGAGCGTCGTGCGGTGTCGCTGGCGAACGAGGAGCCGATCAACGAGCAGGCGATCCAGTACCTGAATCGACTCTCCGATGGGCTGTTCACGCTGGCGCGTGTGGTGAACGCTCGAGATGGTGAGCCAGAGGAGGAGCCGCGGTACTGA
- a CDS encoding tyrosine-type recombinase/integrase yields the protein MHTDLKPIEPRKALELYLDDRRGDLADWTLRSHRSRLSTFIDWCEEERIGNLNELTGRDIHRYKVWRRNDGDLSKVTVKTQIDTVRVFAKWLASIEGCDPELPAKIKSPSLAKGENARSVELHSDEATKILTYLEKYHYCTLPHVTLSLLWHGLMRRGAVRAIDLRDYYPDEQYLDLKHRPESDTPLKNGTGGERPIAVSESVCELLDDWVADKRPNSTDEYGRKPLLATSQGRIHLTTIQQYVYMWSRPCKYGADCPHDRDPDDCSSANERYSASECPSSISPHAVRRGSITHWLREEIPQPVVSDRADVSADVLDAHYDERTSLEKMEQRRKFLDNI from the coding sequence ATGCACACTGACCTCAAACCCATCGAACCAAGAAAAGCACTGGAACTGTATTTAGATGACCGACGTGGTGACTTAGCAGACTGGACACTACGGTCGCACCGCTCTCGACTCTCCACTTTCATCGACTGGTGTGAGGAAGAAAGAATTGGAAATCTGAACGAACTCACAGGTCGTGACATTCATCGGTATAAGGTTTGGCGGCGAAATGACGGTGATCTGTCGAAGGTGACAGTCAAGACGCAGATAGATACGGTCAGAGTATTCGCAAAGTGGTTAGCCAGTATTGAAGGCTGTGACCCAGAACTACCCGCAAAAATCAAATCTCCTTCATTGGCGAAGGGCGAGAATGCACGATCTGTCGAACTTCATAGCGATGAAGCGACGAAGATCCTAACATACCTCGAAAAATACCACTACTGTACTTTGCCTCATGTCACTTTATCTTTATTATGGCACGGGCTAATGCGCCGAGGTGCAGTAAGAGCAATCGACCTTCGAGACTACTATCCAGATGAACAGTATCTTGATCTCAAACATCGTCCCGAATCAGATACGCCGCTAAAGAATGGAACTGGTGGAGAACGGCCAATCGCTGTGTCTGAGTCTGTCTGTGAACTACTAGATGACTGGGTTGCAGATAAGCGGCCCAATTCTACCGATGAATATGGACGAAAACCACTTCTCGCAACATCACAAGGCAGAATCCATCTGACTACAATTCAACAGTACGTCTATATGTGGTCTCGTCCTTGCAAGTATGGTGCTGATTGTCCACATGATCGAGACCCCGACGACTGTAGCTCGGCCAATGAGCGTTATTCTGCGTCCGAATGCCCATCAAGTATCTCACCGCACGCTGTACGGCGAGGAAGTATAACGCACTGGCTACGTGAGGAGATTCCCCAACCGGTCGTAAGTGACCGTGCAGACGTTTCAGCCGACGTTCTTGACGCTCATTACGATGAACGCACGTCTCTCGAAAAAATGGAACAAAGAAGGAAGTTCTTAGACAATATATGA
- a CDS encoding HNH endonuclease, whose protein sequence is MADTPLEALESMLGEEVTVYRKESKPISGRLSSYDHHMNIELDSMVVRGKEILSIGKRRMDDEASAGKSSTTPKINLSEKEQPSDSGKSQEKSEKESRSETTSTYLSELRDQAIEESVDEISVQTTQRTTQEYTRSSAVREYVKARANGNCEGCGNPAPFTSKTGEPYLHAHHIHELSDKGSDKPDTVVALCPNCHFRVHHGEDGEEYNESLFKYAKELEDSQQLETISEEDNDSNELEYNYPLEKFAQVEIEKVNGKGNLLTFSENIPKDHLHISHGQKGEKVIVFLGSDSSMYSNQLQYPNVPFDSVEDAARNYSPETDLILKENDLIKIPDPVIVPKERPVIHLNGYNIERIELDGDVKKGYQLTVRITNIDGEVAKGTVEATKRKNSGRKKSRRKKKRKKKRNKRSTGTRNPFNGFFGSKNENIKNYR, encoded by the coding sequence ATGGCTGACACTCCACTTGAAGCATTAGAGAGTATGCTAGGAGAGGAGGTGACTGTATATCGAAAAGAATCTAAACCAATTTCTGGACGACTTTCTAGTTATGATCACCACATGAACATTGAGTTGGACAGTATGGTTGTTCGAGGCAAGGAAATACTGTCTATTGGGAAAAGAAGGATGGATGATGAAGCGTCGGCCGGGAAGAGTTCTACCACTCCTAAGATCAATTTGTCTGAGAAGGAGCAACCAAGTGACTCAGGGAAATCACAGGAGAAATCAGAAAAAGAGAGCAGGTCGGAGACAACATCAACGTATTTGTCTGAACTACGAGATCAAGCGATTGAAGAATCCGTTGATGAAATCAGTGTACAGACTACACAAAGAACAACACAAGAGTATACACGATCCTCTGCTGTACGTGAGTATGTGAAAGCACGGGCGAACGGAAATTGCGAAGGTTGCGGAAATCCAGCTCCATTTACGAGCAAAACGGGCGAACCCTATCTTCATGCCCATCACATTCATGAACTCAGTGATAAGGGATCTGACAAACCTGACACTGTTGTCGCCCTCTGTCCAAACTGCCACTTCCGTGTTCATCATGGCGAAGATGGAGAGGAGTATAATGAATCGCTATTCAAATACGCAAAAGAATTAGAAGATTCACAACAGTTAGAAACCATATCTGAAGAAGATAATGATAGTAATGAATTGGAATACAATTATCCACTTGAGAAATTCGCACAAGTAGAGATAGAGAAAGTGAATGGTAAGGGGAATCTCCTTACATTTTCAGAAAATATTCCCAAAGATCACCTACATATATCTCATGGTCAGAAGGGAGAAAAGGTTATAGTCTTCCTTGGTTCCGATTCCTCGATGTATTCAAACCAATTACAATATCCGAATGTACCTTTCGATTCTGTGGAAGATGCTGCAAGAAACTATTCGCCTGAAACCGATCTCATACTCAAAGAAAATGATCTAATAAAAATCCCTGATCCAGTGATTGTTCCGAAAGAAAGACCAGTTATACATCTTAATGGCTATAACATTGAACGAATCGAATTAGATGGCGATGTTAAAAAGGGATATCAGTTGACTGTAAGAATCACGAATATAGATGGTGAGGTTGCGAAAGGAACGGTTGAGGCGACAAAGCGAAAGAACAGCGGTCGGAAAAAGAGTCGAAGGAAAAAGAAACGGAAGAAAAAGCGGAATAAGCGTTCTACTGGAACTAGAAATCCATTCAATGGGTTCTTCGGTAGTAAGAATGAAAATATTAAAAACTACCGTTAG
- a CDS encoding tyrosine-type recombinase/integrase → MLSKNPSGDVENAVIRALYRTGKIDDSELNLSLITPEEAVAEYLDVNPKSNGESTMRSHESRLGIFVDWCDDNEIEYMNDLSKEDLEAYREKREKKVKPRTLETQFQTLSVFVRYCESQGYVKPALSVEVPEIEVAEEDKSRDRYMTRERAKEVVSHLSRFNYASQDHALWLLLTDTGIRTCTLRSLDIDDFVELEDGTGYLNLEHRPKTGTRLKNKTASERQIPISSSTCEVLSDYIEHRRPDTIDRYGREPLIATEQGRISASAVRTRINKWSAPCLIGDCPHGRNPDTCRPATVAGDMNCPSKRSPHDLRKGYITYMRQNGWDGPTLSDNVDASADVIDRHYDKTDKEKKRKLHATILTEVVDDFE, encoded by the coding sequence ATGTTATCGAAAAACCCGTCTGGAGACGTTGAGAACGCGGTTATCCGCGCCCTCTACCGAACAGGTAAGATTGATGATAGTGAACTCAACCTTAGTCTAATTACTCCAGAAGAAGCAGTGGCCGAATACCTTGATGTCAACCCGAAGAGCAACGGCGAATCGACTATGAGATCCCACGAGTCGCGGTTAGGAATATTTGTTGATTGGTGTGATGATAACGAAATCGAGTATATGAATGACCTTTCCAAAGAGGATTTGGAAGCGTACAGAGAAAAGAGGGAAAAGAAGGTAAAGCCTCGAACACTCGAAACTCAGTTTCAGACTCTCAGCGTCTTTGTTCGATACTGTGAATCACAGGGTTATGTCAAGCCTGCACTTTCGGTTGAAGTACCGGAAATAGAGGTAGCAGAGGAAGACAAGAGCAGAGATCGGTACATGACACGAGAACGAGCAAAAGAGGTCGTATCACACCTTTCACGATTTAATTACGCCTCTCAGGACCATGCACTATGGCTACTACTCACCGACACTGGGATTCGGACTTGTACATTAAGGTCTCTGGACATTGACGACTTCGTAGAATTGGAAGATGGTACCGGCTATCTTAACCTAGAGCATCGACCAAAGACTGGAACTCGATTGAAGAACAAAACTGCTAGTGAACGCCAGATTCCGATTTCGTCTAGCACATGTGAGGTGCTTAGTGATTACATTGAGCATAGACGCCCAGACACGATTGATCGTTATGGGCGGGAACCGTTGATCGCTACTGAGCAGGGACGGATTTCAGCGTCAGCGGTTCGGACACGAATTAATAAATGGTCTGCCCCGTGTTTGATCGGAGATTGCCCTCACGGTAGGAACCCAGATACCTGCCGCCCAGCAACAGTTGCTGGAGACATGAATTGTCCAAGTAAACGTTCTCCGCATGACCTTCGTAAAGGATATATTACATATATGCGCCAAAATGGATGGGATGGACCAACCCTGTCTGATAATGTAGATGCCTCGGCCGATGTTATCGACCGACACTACGATAAAACAGATAAAGAAAAGAAACGCAAATTGCATGCCACAATACTGACAGAGGTTGTAGATGACTTTGAGTGA